From Cellulomonas chengniuliangii, the proteins below share one genomic window:
- a CDS encoding ABC transporter permease: protein MLRVALRGIGAHPVRFLLTMLAVALGIAFVAGTFALRTMLSSTFTDIVETSMLGDAYVRGADRAPGESTVGGETSDARNQVPIGLADVVAGVDGVTAALPDLSGPVVLVGADGTAVQSTQAPSFAVVLYPQSRGVDVVAGRLPEQPGEVALEHSTLEASGLAVGDTTTVVLGGALQSVQVVGDVDAVSSAAGATLVYLDPATGRALFAPDGMVSTIAVYGERDLSEAALTDRLAPVVRDAAPADAPAQAVTGDDARAESRAAVEAILGFVLTFLLVFAAISLFVGAFIIANTFAMSVRQRTREFALLRAVGASPTQVLVSILLQAAVIGVIGAALGIAGGLALVEVLRRVLESMGMTLTGSIPLNASTVAISLGVGTLVSLVAAFVPARRAAVVPPVEAMRDESTAPERPLRLRAVVGAVLALLGAAGVLAAVWRPEADGAPQLLGYGAAGVVLGMLLLAPVIARASIGTLATPFVAWIKPVGRLARGNVVRNPRRTANTAGALMIGMALVGAAAVIAASTTASTQAIVAREATTDYILSTPASGTIPTDALTAVRALPDVAAADAFYAGQALVRGPEGDESGVLLAGIDPATIGRSLQVEEVEGSLRDTLEDDEVAVQRGAAKDEGWQVGDRITLTGGSGSRELRVGAIIDSSAIPSPLVVSPEVFDSLVPAVERAIPTVFVTAAPGADVDGLRAQLTEAVRPYLVVSVLDTEQFVAGLADQVNQVLVILYALLGLSIVIAVLGIVNTLALSVIERTREIGLLRAVGLGRLQLAGTVTIESILTAVFGTVVGLAVGVALASAMPTVFADDGLTDLAVPWVSLLGMVLLAIVVGVLAALWPGLRAARLPVLDAVSYE from the coding sequence ATGCTCCGGGTCGCGCTGCGGGGCATCGGCGCCCACCCCGTGCGCTTCCTGCTCACCATGCTCGCGGTGGCGCTGGGCATCGCGTTCGTGGCGGGCACCTTCGCCCTGCGCACCATGCTCTCCTCGACGTTCACCGACATCGTCGAGACGTCGATGCTCGGCGACGCGTACGTGCGCGGCGCTGATCGCGCCCCCGGGGAGTCCACCGTCGGCGGCGAGACCTCGGATGCCCGCAACCAGGTGCCCATCGGGCTGGCCGACGTGGTGGCGGGCGTCGACGGCGTCACCGCGGCGCTGCCCGACCTGAGCGGGCCGGTGGTGCTGGTGGGCGCCGACGGCACCGCCGTGCAGAGCACGCAGGCGCCCAGCTTCGCCGTGGTGCTGTACCCGCAGTCGCGGGGCGTGGACGTGGTCGCGGGGCGCCTCCCGGAGCAGCCGGGCGAGGTGGCCCTCGAGCACTCGACCCTCGAGGCGTCCGGGCTGGCGGTGGGGGACACCACCACCGTGGTGCTGGGCGGCGCGCTGCAGAGCGTCCAGGTGGTCGGCGACGTGGACGCCGTGAGCTCCGCCGCGGGCGCCACGCTCGTGTACCTCGACCCGGCGACCGGCCGCGCGCTGTTCGCCCCCGACGGCATGGTGTCCACGATCGCGGTGTACGGCGAGCGCGACCTGAGCGAGGCGGCGCTGACGGACAGGCTCGCGCCGGTGGTGCGGGACGCGGCGCCGGCGGACGCCCCCGCGCAGGCCGTCACCGGCGACGACGCGCGCGCCGAGTCGCGCGCGGCCGTCGAGGCGATCCTCGGCTTCGTGCTGACATTCCTGCTCGTGTTCGCCGCGATCTCGCTGTTCGTCGGGGCGTTCATCATCGCCAACACGTTCGCGATGTCCGTGCGCCAGCGCACCCGCGAGTTCGCCCTGCTGCGCGCTGTGGGCGCCTCGCCCACACAGGTGCTCGTCTCGATCCTGCTGCAGGCCGCGGTCATCGGCGTGATCGGCGCCGCGCTGGGCATCGCGGGCGGACTCGCGCTGGTCGAGGTGCTGCGCCGCGTCCTGGAGTCGATGGGGATGACGCTCACGGGCAGCATCCCGCTCAACGCCTCCACGGTGGCGATCTCCCTGGGCGTCGGCACGCTGGTCAGCCTCGTCGCGGCGTTCGTGCCGGCACGTCGGGCCGCCGTGGTGCCGCCCGTGGAGGCGATGCGCGACGAGTCGACCGCCCCGGAGCGGCCCCTGCGCCTCAGGGCTGTCGTGGGGGCCGTGCTGGCCCTGCTGGGAGCGGCCGGGGTGCTGGCCGCGGTGTGGCGCCCCGAGGCCGACGGCGCGCCGCAGCTGCTCGGCTACGGGGCCGCCGGGGTGGTGCTCGGCATGCTCCTGCTGGCCCCGGTGATCGCCCGGGCGAGCATCGGGACCCTGGCCACGCCGTTCGTCGCGTGGATCAAGCCGGTGGGGCGCCTAGCCCGGGGCAACGTGGTGCGCAACCCGCGGCGCACCGCGAACACCGCCGGCGCGCTGATGATCGGCATGGCCCTGGTCGGGGCGGCCGCCGTGATCGCGGCCTCCACCACCGCGTCGACCCAGGCGATCGTGGCCCGCGAGGCCACCACCGACTACATCCTCAGCACGCCCGCGTCAGGGACCATCCCCACCGACGCCCTCACGGCGGTGCGCGCGCTGCCCGATGTCGCCGCCGCGGACGCCTTCTACGCCGGCCAGGCGCTGGTCCGCGGCCCCGAGGGTGACGAGTCGGGGGTGCTGCTCGCGGGGATCGACCCGGCCACCATCGGCCGCAGCCTCCAGGTCGAGGAGGTCGAGGGCAGCCTGCGGGACACCCTCGAGGACGACGAGGTCGCGGTGCAGCGCGGGGCCGCGAAGGACGAGGGCTGGCAGGTCGGCGATCGGATCACGCTCACCGGCGGCTCGGGCTCCCGGGAGCTGCGCGTCGGCGCGATCATCGACTCGTCGGCGATCCCCTCCCCGCTGGTCGTCTCGCCCGAGGTCTTCGACTCGCTCGTGCCCGCGGTCGAGCGCGCCATCCCGACGGTGTTCGTCACCGCGGCCCCCGGGGCCGACGTGGACGGCCTGCGCGCGCAGCTCACCGAGGCCGTCCGGCCCTACCTGGTCGTCTCCGTGCTCGACACCGAGCAGTTCGTCGCCGGGCTCGCGGACCAGGTCAACCAGGTGCTGGTGATCCTGTACGCGCTGCTCGGGCTCTCGATCGTCATCGCGGTGCTGGGCATCGTCAACACGCTCGCGCTGTCGGTGATCGAGCGCACCCGCGAGATCGGCCTGCTGCGCGCCGTCGGGCTCGGGCGGCTCCAGCTCGCCGGCACCGTGACCATCGAGTCGATCCTCACCGCCGTGTTCGGCACCGTGGTCGGTCTCGCCGTGGGCGTCGCGCTCGCCTCCGCGATGCCCACGGTCTTCGCGGACGACGGGCTCACCGACCTGGCCGTGCCGTGGGTGAGCCTGCTCGGCATGGTGCTGCTGGCCATCGTCGTCGGGGTGCTCGCCGCGCTGTGGCCGGGCCTGCGCGCCGCCCGGCTGCCGGTGCTCGACGCCGTCAGCTACGAGTAG
- a CDS encoding alpha-amylase family protein: MRITDTGDLWWKNAVVYCLDVETFMDWNGDGIGDFAGLTQRLDHLADLGVTCLWLMPFYPTAEKDDGYDITDFYGVDPRLGSHGDLVEMIRTARDRGIRVIADLVVNHTSDKHPWFKAARSSKDNPYRDFYVWRSDPPPPTQHEVVFPDQETSIWELDEKTGEYYLHRFYKHQPDLNVSNPKVRDEIAKVMGFWLEVGLSGFRVDAVPFLLEGAEVEPGSEDGDPHSYLRALRSFLGRRAGDAILLGEVNLPHAEQVEYFGSSDGDELTMMFDFVGMQSLYLSMARHDAAPLEKALRDRPPIPRDAQWATFVRNHDELTLDKLTEGERQEVFAAFGPDEDMQVFGRGLRRRLPPMLSGDPRQIRMAYSLLFSLPGTPVLFYGEEIGMGENLAAPGRMAVRTPMQWTSGKNGGFSTAARRRLPGPVVEGGFAPEHISVAEQRHDPDSLLSFIQQLIRRYRESPELGWSGVEVLDQPHAAVFAHRATWDDGSLVAVHNLGPEPLTVPLRLPDLDAETELVDLLDHGSLACDERGSVEVALEGYGYRWLRVVTPGARRLV, from the coding sequence ATGAGGATCACCGACACGGGCGACCTGTGGTGGAAGAACGCCGTCGTCTACTGCCTGGACGTCGAGACCTTCATGGACTGGAACGGCGACGGGATAGGCGACTTCGCCGGCCTGACGCAGCGCCTGGACCACCTGGCCGACCTCGGCGTCACCTGCCTGTGGCTCATGCCGTTCTATCCGACGGCGGAGAAGGACGACGGCTACGACATCACGGACTTCTACGGCGTGGACCCCCGGCTGGGCTCCCATGGGGACCTTGTCGAGATGATCCGCACCGCCCGGGACCGCGGCATACGCGTGATCGCCGACCTGGTGGTCAACCACACCTCCGACAAGCACCCCTGGTTCAAGGCAGCACGGTCCAGCAAGGACAACCCGTACCGCGACTTCTACGTGTGGCGTTCCGACCCGCCCCCGCCGACGCAGCACGAGGTGGTCTTCCCCGACCAGGAGACGTCCATCTGGGAACTCGACGAGAAGACCGGCGAGTACTACCTGCACCGGTTCTACAAGCACCAGCCCGACCTCAACGTCTCGAACCCCAAGGTGCGGGACGAGATCGCGAAGGTCATGGGCTTCTGGCTCGAGGTGGGGCTGTCCGGGTTCCGGGTGGACGCGGTGCCGTTCCTGCTCGAGGGCGCCGAGGTGGAGCCGGGCTCTGAGGACGGCGACCCGCACTCCTACCTGCGTGCCCTCCGCTCGTTCCTGGGCCGCCGCGCCGGCGACGCGATCCTGCTGGGCGAGGTGAACCTGCCGCACGCCGAGCAGGTGGAGTACTTCGGCAGCAGCGACGGCGACGAGCTGACGATGATGTTCGACTTCGTGGGCATGCAGAGCCTGTACCTGTCGATGGCCCGGCACGACGCGGCCCCGCTCGAGAAGGCGCTGCGCGACCGCCCGCCCATCCCCCGAGACGCCCAGTGGGCCACGTTCGTGCGCAACCACGACGAGCTGACCCTCGACAAGCTGACCGAGGGCGAGCGCCAGGAGGTGTTCGCGGCGTTCGGCCCGGACGAGGACATGCAAGTCTTCGGCCGTGGCCTGCGCCGCCGGCTGCCCCCGATGCTGTCGGGCGACCCCCGGCAGATCCGGATGGCCTACTCGCTGCTGTTCTCGCTGCCGGGCACCCCGGTGCTGTTCTACGGCGAGGAGATCGGCATGGGCGAGAACCTGGCCGCCCCCGGGCGGATGGCCGTGCGAACGCCGATGCAGTGGACGTCGGGCAAGAACGGCGGGTTCTCCACGGCGGCCCGCCGGCGCCTGCCCGGGCCGGTGGTGGAGGGCGGCTTCGCGCCCGAGCACATCAGCGTGGCCGAGCAGCGCCACGACCCCGACTCGCTGCTCTCGTTCATCCAGCAGCTGATCCGCCGGTACCGGGAGTCCCCCGAGCTGGGCTGGAGCGGCGTGGAGGTGCTGGACCAGCCGCACGCCGCGGTGTTCGCCCACCGCGCCACCTGGGACGACGGGTCCCTCGTCGCGGTGCACAACCTGGGCCCGGAGCCGTTGACCGTGCCGCTGCGGCTGCCGGACCTCGACGCGGAGACCGAGCTGGTGGACCTGCTGGACCACGGGTCGCTGGCGTGCGACGAGCGCGGCTCGGTGGAGGTGGCCCTGGAGGGCTACGGCTACCGGTGGCTGCGCGTGGTGACACCGGGGGCGCGGCGGCTGGTGTGA
- a CDS encoding multidrug effflux MFS transporter, whose amino-acid sequence MDIARDPGLTPAPTRARISAGLVLLLSALTAIGPFTFDTYLAAFPEITADLGATSAAVQLTLTASLAGLAAGQLLIGSLSDTFGRRRPLLVALAVYSVASAAMLLVQSIEVFTALRVVQGFTAAAGMVLSMAMVRDRFEGDAVSKVMARLMLVVGVAPVLAPTIGAQLLHFGSWRLIFGFLAAVGAALLVLAATALTETLPVERRRTGGTVAALRSYRELLMDRGFLGLALLSAFYLAAMFTYVSSSTFVFQDGYGLTAQEFGWVFAGGAVSITAGTQIAGALVGRFRPQQILAGGVVAGVAVSVVLVAVAVAGAPFWPLTLLMMLTLGTVGLVMPSAPAIALESNPHRAGSAAALLGALQFGLGAVIAPLTGIGGPPSPLVMAVFMSGTILVSALLLLLVRRGWRQGRSMVVEPDEAPMQRRASVGVPLATD is encoded by the coding sequence ATGGACATCGCTCGTGACCCGGGGCTCACCCCTGCCCCCACCCGCGCGCGCATCAGCGCCGGGCTGGTGCTGCTGCTCTCCGCCCTGACGGCCATCGGGCCGTTCACGTTCGACACCTACCTCGCGGCGTTCCCTGAGATCACGGCCGACCTGGGCGCCACATCGGCCGCCGTGCAGCTCACCCTGACCGCGTCCCTGGCGGGCCTGGCGGCGGGGCAGCTGCTGATCGGGTCGCTCTCGGACACCTTCGGGCGGCGGCGCCCGCTGCTCGTGGCGCTGGCCGTGTACTCGGTCGCCTCGGCCGCGATGCTGCTGGTGCAGTCCATCGAGGTGTTCACCGCGCTGCGCGTGGTCCAGGGATTCACCGCCGCCGCGGGCATGGTGCTCTCGATGGCGATGGTGCGTGACCGCTTCGAGGGCGACGCGGTGTCGAAGGTCATGGCCCGACTGATGCTGGTGGTCGGCGTGGCGCCCGTGCTCGCGCCGACCATCGGCGCCCAGCTGCTGCACTTCGGGTCCTGGCGGCTGATCTTCGGGTTCCTGGCCGCGGTCGGAGCCGCGCTGCTGGTGCTCGCCGCGACGGCGCTGACGGAGACCCTGCCGGTCGAGCGCCGCCGCACCGGCGGCACAGTCGCCGCGCTGCGCTCGTACCGCGAGCTGCTGATGGACCGGGGCTTCCTGGGGCTGGCGCTGCTGTCCGCCTTCTACCTCGCGGCGATGTTCACCTACGTCTCCTCGTCCACGTTCGTCTTCCAGGACGGGTACGGGCTCACCGCCCAGGAATTCGGCTGGGTGTTCGCGGGGGGCGCGGTGTCGATCACCGCGGGCACGCAGATCGCGGGCGCGCTGGTCGGGCGGTTCCGGCCGCAGCAGATCCTGGCGGGCGGCGTGGTGGCCGGGGTGGCGGTCTCGGTGGTGCTCGTGGCCGTCGCGGTGGCGGGGGCGCCGTTCTGGCCGCTGACGCTTCTCATGATGCTGACCCTCGGCACCGTGGGGCTGGTGATGCCCTCGGCCCCGGCGATCGCGCTCGAGTCGAACCCGCACCGCGCAGGCTCGGCCGCGGCCCTGCTCGGCGCCCTGCAGTTCGGCCTGGGGGCCGTCATCGCGCCGCTCACCGGGATCGGCGGGCCTCCCAGCCCGCTGGTGATGGCCGTGTTCATGAGCGGCACGATCCTCGTCTCCGCGCTGCTCCTGCTGCTGGTGCGCCGCGGCTGGCGGCAGGGTCGGAGCATGGTCGTGGAACCGGACGAGGCGCCGATGCAGCGGCGCGCCTCGGTCGGCGTGCCGCTCGCCACAGACTGA